The stretch of DNA CCCTGGTCGAACGGCAAAAGGCGTTCGACATGGCCGAGCAGCTCAAGGCCGAAGTCGGCGTACTCGACGATGCGCTTCGGGCGTCGGAAGAGGACATCGCCAAGCTCCAGACCAAGCTCCGCGAGGCGCGCACCAAGCAGAACGCGGTGCAGACTCGGCTCGAAAGCGCGAACAACCGCACCCGGCTTCGGGAAATGTACAACGGTCCGAAGACGCACGAGGCGTTCAGCCGCTTCGAGATCCTCGACCGCCGCGTCGACGAGGCCGAGGGCCGCGCGGACGCGATGGGGCTCGGGGTCGTCAAGACGCTCGAGGAGGAAATCGCCGAGCTGCGCAGCGACGACAAGGTCAACGCCCAGCTCGCCGCGCTGAAAGCGCGCATGAAGAAGGACGATTGAGATGGATGACCTGACCCCCGTTCTCGTCTGCGCGGTATTGTTCATCGGGCTGCCGTGGGTGATCCTGCACTACATTACCAAGTGGAAGCAGGCGCCGCGGATCACCGAGGAAGACGAGAAGCTGCTCGACGAGATGCAGATGCTCGCCCGCCGCCTCGAAGACCGCGTGATGACCGTCGAACGGATCATCGCCGCCGACAATCCGGACTGGAAGCCGGGCCTCGGCACCACGCAATCGCCGTATCTGTCGGACCAGCAATCCGACCGCACTTCTGATCGGAGGAACTGAAATGTCCGGCAGCCGCACCCAGTTTTACCTCGATAAGCAGAATGCCAAGTGGAAGGGCGTCTGCGCCGGGATCTCCGATTATACCGGGATCGACGTGCTCTTCGTCCGCGTCGCGATGGTCGTGCTCACGCTCGCCGGCGGCTTTCCCTGGACGCTGCTTGCCTATTGGCTGGTCGCCTGGATGGGGCATGCCAAGCCGATCGGGCTGTACGAGACGCCCGACGACGCGAAGTTCTGGCAGGGAGTGCGGTCGAACCCGAAGCGCTCGACCGCCGAGGTCCGGAGCAAGTTCCGCGACATCGACCGCCGCCTCGCCGACATCGAGACGCATTATACCAGCCGCAACAGCACCAGCCTCGCGGCAGAGATCGACAGCCTGCGCTGAGACGCGGCGTCAACAGGGAGAATGACGATGAATTGGGGTGGACCTGGGCTCGTGATCGCGATCATCGCCATCACGACCATCGGCTGGATCGCGAACAACTGGATCCGTACCAAGCACGGCTATCCGCCGAGCGACGACTGGGGCAACTCGATGAACTGGGGAGGTGGGCACAAGCAGGACCCGGCAAGCGAACGAAAAGTCGAACTGCTCAGCAGCGAGAACGAGCGCCTCACCGGCCAGGTTTTCCGTCTCGAGGAGCGGATCGCGGTCCTCGAACGCATCGCCACCGATCCCGCCGAGCGCACCGCTCGTGAAATCGAAGCGCTTCGCCACCGCTAAGCCCACGACGTTGGAGAGATACCGATGAATCCCTTTTCCATGGTCGTCTGCATCGTCCTGATCGTGATGGTCGCCAGGGTCCTGACTGCCCGTTACCGCGCGATGGAAAATATCCCGCAGAATCCGGTCGACAGCATCGACGCCCTTCGGCTGCGCGACGAAGTGCAGCAGATGAAGGAGCGCATCCAGGTCCTGGAGCGCGTGATCACCGACAACCACAAGAGCGTCGATCTCGACCGAGAGATCGAACGGCTCCGCGACCGCTAGAGGAGGCGGACATGATCGAACCTAACGTCTACATCATCCTGGCGCTGGCGAGCCTTGTAGGGCTGGCGATGATCGTCGGGGGCGGATTGGCCGGATGGCGCGGCTGGCTCTCGCTGCGGCGGATGGAACTGGACCAGATGCAGGACGGTCGCATGCCGGTGGCGGTGTCGACCGGATCGCGGATCGAGATCGCGGACCTGAAGGAGCGCATCAAAAAGCTCGAAGCGATCGCCGCCGGGGTGGATCTATAGGGTCTCTTCGGAAGCCGTGGACCACCCCGGCGGAGGCCGGGGCCCAGTTGGAAAGGTTGTAATAACAGCGAGCTAGGCCTTGCCATAGCCGTCCCCCAACTGGGCCCCGGCCTTCGCCGGGGTGGTGATGTCCAACGATATGCTCTCTGGTTTGCCCCCGGTGTTGAAGCGCTACGAGCGAACCGCTACCCACAGCCACATGGCCACCCTCACCGACATCCGCGAGGAATACGACTTCCTCGAACCCGACGACCGCTACCGCCTGCTGATCGACCTCGGCAAAGAACTCGAGCCGATGCCGGATGCGCTCAAGACCGATGCGACGTTGGTGCGAGGGTGTTCGGCGTCGGTGTGGGTGTATCCGACTACGACCGACGACGGTCGGCTCCACTTCCTGGCCGACTCGAATGCGGCGATCACCAAGGGGATCATCGCGCTGGTACTGCTGACGGTACAGGATCAGGCGCCCAGCGCGATTGTCGCGACCGACATCAAGGCGGAACTCGCGCCGTTCGACCTGAGCAAGCAGTTGAGTTCGAACCGGACTCAAGGGATCCCGAACATGATCGCGTTGATCCGGGAGACGGCGGAGCGGTACGAGAAATAACGTGCCCTCACCCTTCCCACACGGCAAGTGGCCGCGGGCCCCTTCCCTCTCCCCTCAGGGGAGAGGGAGAGAAGCCGAAGGCGGCGAGGGTGAGGACACAGGCGGTAGAGCCGCTCGCTCCAAATGAGACAGCGCCTCCAGGACATCGTCAACGTCAACCCGAGCCGGCACGAGCATCCACCGGTCCGGTCGAGCCCCGTCCACCATCACCACAGCGTTCTTCGGACACACCCCGAGGCACTTCACCTCAACGACGCCGCGGTCCGCCTTGCGACCCTTTTTCACCCCCAGCGCCTGACGCAACAGTTTGACCAGCGGCGTCCGCCCCTTATCGCCGAACCCGCCACCGAGCTTCTTCGAACACTTGCCGCAAACCAGAACGCTACCCTGCCAGCGACTGGCGAGTACCCGGATCACGCCGGCTTCCAGGTCCGCTGATCTTCGGCCGCCTTCAATACCTCATACGCTGCCTGCACGCCCTGGAACCGCTTCGCCGCGTCCTTGTCGTCCGGCCGGACATCTGGATGGTTCGCCTTCGCCATCCGCCGCCATGCCGCGCGCACGTCCTCGAACGTCGCATCGGGTTCCAGGTCCAGTACCTCCAGCGCGCGCATCTCGTCACGCGAGCGGCTGCCGTCGCCCGAACCAGCCCAAGCATAGTGCTTCGGATCCGTATAGCCGTCCGCGGTTCGCGTCTCGGCGGCCTCGCGCTCGGCGGCTTCCTCTGCGCTCAACCCCTCGAAGTAATTCCAGCCGCGGTTGTATTCGCCCGCGTGGTTCATGCAGAAATACCAGCGGTCCGGGCTGTTGGGCGATTTCGGTGCCGGGCAGTTGCCGGGCTCGTTGCAGCCATGCCGATCGCACAGCCGAACGGTCACCGCTTCGGTGCTCGCGCCGTAAGCGCGCCAGCGCGGAAAACCCCAGTCGGACGAACGTGTAGTGCTTCGAGCCATAGCGGCCCGAGATAGGCGTCCCCACCGACAACGCAACCATGGGCTTCGAAGAGGACCGAAACTCACCGACCCAACTATATTCCGCGTTGCGATCTTCCACCTTGAGTCAGCACCCGTTCATCGATTAATGAACATGAACTATTTGTCATGTGGCATGGATAGATGCGTCCGGTGCGGACGTATTCCCAGCCGACACCTCAGCGACAGGAGCCCTGGTGCCGACTCTCATTCCAAAGCTTACCACATGGCGCGCGGATCTTCCCGCCTCCATCGTCGTCGCGCTCGTCGCGCTTCCCCTCTGTCTCGGTGTCGCATTGGCGTCCGGCGCGCCGCTGTTCGCGGGCATCATCTCCGGTATCGTTGGCGGCATAGCCGTCGGTCTGTTCTCCAAGTCGCCTTTGTCGGTCAGCGGCCCCGCGGCCGGGCTGACGGTCATCGTTCTCACTGCGATCGAGAGCATGCCGAGCTACCAGATGTTCCTGATGGCGGTCGTGCTCTCAGGCGTTCTCCAGATCTGTTTCTCGCTCACGCGTGCGGGTATCCTCAGCGAGTTCGTGCCGTCGTCGGTCATCACCGGCATGCTCGCGGCGATCGGCCTGATCCTGATCCTCAAGCAGATCCCGCACGCCGTTGGTTTCGACCGCGAGGCCGAGGGTATTTTCGAGTTCTCGACCGCGAACGGCATCAACACCTTCTCGCGGATCACCGAGAGCCTCAGCGCGGCGGTTACACCGGGCGCGATCCTGATCGCCGGCGTCAGCCTCGCCTTCCTGTTCTGGTGGGATGGCGCAAAACCCAAGAACGGGCCGCTCCGCTTCGTTCCCGGCCCGCTGGTCGTCGTGCTGATCGGCATCTTCGGCAACATGCTGCTGGGTGCCGTGAAGCCCGATTGGCAGCTGCAGGAGACGCACCTCGTCCAGGTCCCGATCACGCAGACGTTGTCGCAATTCCCATCGCTGTTCACCTTCCCCGACTTTTCCGGGATCACGATGGGGATCGTCTGGAGCAGCGCGGTCACGCTCGCAATCGTCGCCAGCCTAGAATCGCTGCTGAGCGTCAAGGCGGTCGACGAGATCGACCCGCGTCGTCGCTCGACGGACAAGAACTGGGAGCTGATGGCGCAGGGCGGCGGCAACATCCTGTCCGGCCTGATCGGCGGCCTGCCGGTCACGTCGGTGATCGTCCGCTCGTCGGCGAACGTCGACGCGAAGGCCGAGAGCAAGCTTTCGACGGTGCTCCACGGCTTTTGGCTGCTGGTCAGCGTCGCGCTGATCCCCGCGGTTCTGAACCTGATCCCGCTCTCGGCGCTCGCCGCAGTGCTGATCGCGACCGGCTACAAGCTGACCAAGCCCAAGCTCTATACCGAGCGCTTCAAGCAGGGCTGGACGCAGTTCATCCCCTTCGTCGTGACGGTCGGTGCGATCCTGTTCACCGACCTTCTCGAAGGCATCGTCATCGGCCTCGCCGTCGGCTTCGTGTTCGTCGTCGCGCGCAACTTCCGCACCGCGATCACCTTCGCCTGCGACGACGAGGACTGCCTCGTCCGGGCCCGCCGCAACCTGTATTTCATCCATAAATACGAACTGCAGAAGTCGCTCGATCGCGTGCCGGACAACGCGAACCTGCTGATCGATCTCTCGTCGACCAGCTATGTCGATCTCGACAACGTCGACATCATCAACGCGTTCATCAAGGGCGCGCAATACCGCGGCATCACCGTGCTGATCCGCGGCGATCTGGCGCTCCGCACGGTGAAGCTGATCAACGCCCCCCAGACCGAGGTCCGTTTCGCATGAGGCAATACAAGCAGCTCCTGCTCGCCAATAAGGCGTGGTCGGCCGAGATCATCGAGGAAAGCGCCGACTTCTTCCAGCGCCAGCTGGTCGGGCAGAACCCGGAGTTCCTATGGATCGGCTGCTCCGACAGCCGCGTCAGCCCGGAACAGATGACGATGACGCCGCCGGGCAACATGTTCATCCACCGCAACATCGCCAACCTCGTCAACGACGACGACATGAACCTGATGTCGGTGCTGCAATATGCGGTCGACGTGCTCGGTGTCCGCCACATCATCATCTGCGGCCATTATGCGTGCGGCGGCATCCGCGCGACGCTCGATGGCGGCACCACGGGCCCGGTCGACGACTGGCTCTCGACCGCGCGCGGCGTGCTGCACGACCATGCAGACGAGATCGACGCGCAGCCCGACCGCGAGCAAAAGGTCAACCGGCTGGTCGAGGTCAATGTCCGCGACCAGTTGATCCGCCTCGCGCGCACCAAGACGATCCAGGGTGCGTTCGCGCGTGGCCAGGAAGTGCTGCTGCACGGCTGGGTCTACGACATCCGCGACGGGCTGATCAAACCGATGATGGAAATCGATTCAAAGACCGTGCTGGAAGAGGTCGGACGGCCGGACAAGGTACTGGTGTAACGAGGACGACATCTATCGTTCGCCCAAACGATAGATGTGGTCATGGTTATCCCGGCAACAGGAACTTGATGCGGTTGGTCGTGGCGCCACACCCAAGCCCACCGTCGGGCCGGTAGGTTTTTGCGTATTTCGTCTTGGTGAAGAACTTGGTGCCCGCTTCCGAGAAGATGAAGGGCGGATAACTCAGCAGCGCGCGCTGGTTGATGACGTTGCCGTCCGCGCCGATGTCGAACTGAACCTGGGTCCAGCCTTCGAATCCCCATCGCTGGGCTTCCATCGGAAACGCTTCCGATCCCGGCATGGATACGACCTTGGGCGGTGCATCCATGATCGCACACTGGTTCGCCGTCAGGCCGCTGGACGCGAACGTCGCGCGCGCGGCATCGATCTGGCCGTTGCGTTCCTCGATCGACGCGATCCGGATCAGCGCACCGACACGCAGCGGGTCGTTCGGCCGTAACGCCTTGTCGTCCGCCACCTGTCTGAGCGTCACGATCGCCGTGTCGTTCTTTTCGGACTTTCGCGTCCGCGCCACAGCGCCATCGACCATCATCAGCCGGATTGCCGCCCGGGCCTGGGGATCGTTCGCATAGACGGGCTCCGACAGCATCGGCATCAGCGTTCGCTGAAATACCCCCGACCTCCAGATGTCGGTGACCGCGTCAATGCGCCCCGCGAGGTCGAAAGT from Sphingomonas faeni encodes:
- a CDS encoding SulP family inorganic anion transporter, coding for MPTLIPKLTTWRADLPASIVVALVALPLCLGVALASGAPLFAGIISGIVGGIAVGLFSKSPLSVSGPAAGLTVIVLTAIESMPSYQMFLMAVVLSGVLQICFSLTRAGILSEFVPSSVITGMLAAIGLILILKQIPHAVGFDREAEGIFEFSTANGINTFSRITESLSAAVTPGAILIAGVSLAFLFWWDGAKPKNGPLRFVPGPLVVVLIGIFGNMLLGAVKPDWQLQETHLVQVPITQTLSQFPSLFTFPDFSGITMGIVWSSAVTLAIVASLESLLSVKAVDEIDPRRRSTDKNWELMAQGGGNILSGLIGGLPVTSVIVRSSANVDAKAESKLSTVLHGFWLLVSVALIPAVLNLIPLSALAAVLIATGYKLTKPKLYTERFKQGWTQFIPFVVTVGAILFTDLLEGIVIGLAVGFVFVVARNFRTAITFACDDEDCLVRARRNLYFIHKYELQKSLDRVPDNANLLIDLSSTSYVDLDNVDIINAFIKGAQYRGITVLIRGDLALRTVKLINAPQTEVRFA
- the pspB gene encoding envelope stress response membrane protein PspB, with amino-acid sequence MDDLTPVLVCAVLFIGLPWVILHYITKWKQAPRITEEDEKLLDEMQMLARRLEDRVMTVERIIAADNPDWKPGLGTTQSPYLSDQQSDRTSDRRN
- the pspA gene encoding phage shock protein PspA, with translation MGIFSRTRDIVAANFADLIEKAEDPSKMIRMIILEMEETLVEVRASAARTIADQKEMRRHISKLEQLQDNWTEKAELALSKDREDLAKAALVERQKAFDMAEQLKAEVGVLDDALRASEEDIAKLQTKLREARTKQNAVQTRLESANNRTRLREMYNGPKTHEAFSRFEILDRRVDEAEGRADAMGLGVVKTLEEEIAELRSDDKVNAQLAALKARMKKDD
- a CDS encoding J domain-containing protein, translating into MARSTTRSSDWGFPRWRAYGASTEAVTVRLCDRHGCNEPGNCPAPKSPNSPDRWYFCMNHAGEYNRGWNYFEGLSAEEAAEREAAETRTADGYTDPKHYAWAGSGDGSRSRDEMRALEVLDLEPDATFEDVRAAWRRMAKANHPDVRPDDKDAAKRFQGVQAAYEVLKAAEDQRTWKPA
- a CDS encoding carbonic anhydrase: MRQYKQLLLANKAWSAEIIEESADFFQRQLVGQNPEFLWIGCSDSRVSPEQMTMTPPGNMFIHRNIANLVNDDDMNLMSVLQYAVDVLGVRHIIICGHYACGGIRATLDGGTTGPVDDWLSTARGVLHDHADEIDAQPDREQKVNRLVEVNVRDQLIRLARTKTIQGAFARGQEVLLHGWVYDIRDGLIKPMMEIDSKTVLEEVGRPDKVLV
- a CDS encoding SufE family protein, with the protein product MATLTDIREEYDFLEPDDRYRLLIDLGKELEPMPDALKTDATLVRGCSASVWVYPTTTDDGRLHFLADSNAAITKGIIALVLLTVQDQAPSAIVATDIKAELAPFDLSKQLSSNRTQGIPNMIALIRETAERYEK
- the pspC gene encoding envelope stress response membrane protein PspC, giving the protein MSGSRTQFYLDKQNAKWKGVCAGISDYTGIDVLFVRVAMVVLTLAGGFPWTLLAYWLVAWMGHAKPIGLYETPDDAKFWQGVRSNPKRSTAEVRSKFRDIDRRLADIETHYTSRNSTSLAAEIDSLR